Proteins encoded in a region of the Perca fluviatilis chromosome 6, GENO_Pfluv_1.0, whole genome shotgun sequence genome:
- the tent2 gene encoding poly(A) RNA polymerase GLD2 isoform X2 translates to MFPRSAAPRGRSAYRDGLYPPPPVPICYDYNHQRLAAVNSFYVSGRERLPTYEWKPYPALLPVPPRVPAPYTPTIPNGRKRQNDEYSPHVVKRQRLQSPSHPLVGSPSPRATPPRRPDQAVPGSSRSTFGFDSCYPSPRAHIHPQGKAVPESSNSLQAYAKDKLSDQMLELFEACQQQTSDLARKETCRTRLQKDIQSIYAVARLYLTGSSMNGLGCRSSDADLCLVLKGNNRPDPINVLTVLQRLFKSLSYVERTQLIRAKVPILRFREKGSDLEFDLNINNTVGIRNTFLLRSYAYALKEPVLPSLQRDYPECFYALLDIDMVPEGPKHVPPYISTNQSCLGELLLGFLKYYATDFRWDKQVISVREAKALPKNNSKEWRNKYICVEEPFEKNNVARAVHEKIKFDAIKATFAESCRILQDRKDLNSILPVRAIINKESSRR, encoded by the exons ATGTTTCCCCGCAGCGCTGCACCGAGGGGGCGGTCTGCCTACCGTGACGGCCTGTACCCGCCACCCCCTGTACCTATTTGCTACGATTATAATCACCAACGCCTGGCTGCTGTCAACAG CTTCTATGTTTCTGGACGAGAAAGGTTGCCTACATATGAATGGAAGCCCTATCCAGCCCTATTGCCAGTCCCTCCTCGAGTCCCAGCTCCTTACACACCAACTATCCCCAATGGGCGCAA GAGGCAGAATGATGAATACAGCCCCCATGTTGTGAAGCGCCAACGCCTCCAATCCCCTTCCCACCCATTAGTAGGCTCCCCTTCACCTCGGGCCACTCCCCCTCGTCGTCCTGACCAAGCGGTGCCAGGGTCGTCAAGATCAACCTTTGGTTTTGATAGCTGTTATCCCAGCCCACGTGCCCATATCCACCCTCAGGGGAAGGCTGTCCCAGAAAGCTCCAACAGCCTGCAGGCCTACGCTAAGGACAAG TTAAGTGATCAGATGCTGGAGTTGTTTGAGGCGTGCCAGCAGCAAACTTCCGATTTGGCCCGGAAGGAGACGTGCCGAACTCGGCTGCAGAAAGATATACAGAGTATCTATGCAG TTGCACGACTTTACTTGACTGGGTCTTCTATGAATGGATTGGGCTGCCGGAGCAGTGATGCTGATCTGTGTCTGGTCCTCAAGGGAAAT aacaGACCTGATCCTATTAATGTCCTTACTGTCCTCCAAAGGTTGTTCAAGTCACTAT CATATGTGGAGAGGACTCAGCTGATCAGAGCTAAAGTACCAATCCTCAGGTTCAGAGAGAAAGGCAG TGATCTGGAGTTTGATCTGAATATCAACAACACAGTGGGCATCAGAAACACATTCCTTCTGAGGAGTTATGCCTATG CTCTTAAGGAACCGGTCCTTCCCTCTCTACAGAGGGACTACCCA GAGTGTTTTTATGCCCTCTTGGACATTGACATGGTTCCAGAGGGACCCAAACACGTCCCTCCCTACATCTCAACAAACCAGTCCTGTCTGGGAGAGCTTCTTTTGGGCTTTCTCAAATACTACGCCACAGACTTCAG GTGGGATAAGCAGGTGATCTCTGTTCGAGAGGCCAAAGCTTTGCCCAAGAACAATTCTAAAGAGTGGAGAAACAAATACATATGTGTGGAAG agccatttgaaaaaaataacgtTGCCAGGGCAGTCCATGAGAAGATCAAGTTTGATGCTATTAAAGCTACGTTTGCTGAG TCATGTCGGATACTACAGGACCGGAAGGACCTGAACTCGATCCTCCCAGTCAGAGCCATCATTAACAAGGAGTCATCCAGGAGATAA
- the tent2 gene encoding poly(A) RNA polymerase GLD2 isoform X1 has protein sequence MFPRSAAPRGRSAYRDGLYPPPPVPICYDYNHQRLAAVNSFYVSGRERLPTYEWKPYPALLPVPPRVPAPYTPTIPNGRKRQNDEYSPHVVKRQRLQSPSHPLVGSPSPRATPPRRPDQAVPGSSRSTFGFDSCYPSPRAHIHPQGKAVPESSNSLQAYAKDKLSDQMLELFEACQQQTSDLARKETCRTRLQKDIQSIYAVARLYLTGSSMNGLGCRSSDADLCLVLKGNNRPDPINVLTVLQRLFKSLSYVERTQLIRAKVPILRFREKGSDLEFDLNINNTVGIRNTFLLRSYAYADLRIRPMILVVKKWARHNQINDASKGTLSSYTLVLMVLHYLQTLKEPVLPSLQRDYPECFYALLDIDMVPEGPKHVPPYISTNQSCLGELLLGFLKYYATDFRWDKQVISVREAKALPKNNSKEWRNKYICVEEPFEKNNVARAVHEKIKFDAIKATFAESCRILQDRKDLNSILPVRAIINKESSRR, from the exons ATGTTTCCCCGCAGCGCTGCACCGAGGGGGCGGTCTGCCTACCGTGACGGCCTGTACCCGCCACCCCCTGTACCTATTTGCTACGATTATAATCACCAACGCCTGGCTGCTGTCAACAG CTTCTATGTTTCTGGACGAGAAAGGTTGCCTACATATGAATGGAAGCCCTATCCAGCCCTATTGCCAGTCCCTCCTCGAGTCCCAGCTCCTTACACACCAACTATCCCCAATGGGCGCAA GAGGCAGAATGATGAATACAGCCCCCATGTTGTGAAGCGCCAACGCCTCCAATCCCCTTCCCACCCATTAGTAGGCTCCCCTTCACCTCGGGCCACTCCCCCTCGTCGTCCTGACCAAGCGGTGCCAGGGTCGTCAAGATCAACCTTTGGTTTTGATAGCTGTTATCCCAGCCCACGTGCCCATATCCACCCTCAGGGGAAGGCTGTCCCAGAAAGCTCCAACAGCCTGCAGGCCTACGCTAAGGACAAG TTAAGTGATCAGATGCTGGAGTTGTTTGAGGCGTGCCAGCAGCAAACTTCCGATTTGGCCCGGAAGGAGACGTGCCGAACTCGGCTGCAGAAAGATATACAGAGTATCTATGCAG TTGCACGACTTTACTTGACTGGGTCTTCTATGAATGGATTGGGCTGCCGGAGCAGTGATGCTGATCTGTGTCTGGTCCTCAAGGGAAAT aacaGACCTGATCCTATTAATGTCCTTACTGTCCTCCAAAGGTTGTTCAAGTCACTAT CATATGTGGAGAGGACTCAGCTGATCAGAGCTAAAGTACCAATCCTCAGGTTCAGAGAGAAAGGCAG TGATCTGGAGTTTGATCTGAATATCAACAACACAGTGGGCATCAGAAACACATTCCTTCTGAGGAGTTATGCCTATG CTGATCTCAGGATAAGACCTATGATCCTTGTTGTCAAGAAATGGGCACGGCACAATCAAATCAATGATGCCAGCAAAGGAACGTTAAGCAGCTACACACTTGTGCTGATGGTGCTGCATTACCTCCAGA CTCTTAAGGAACCGGTCCTTCCCTCTCTACAGAGGGACTACCCA GAGTGTTTTTATGCCCTCTTGGACATTGACATGGTTCCAGAGGGACCCAAACACGTCCCTCCCTACATCTCAACAAACCAGTCCTGTCTGGGAGAGCTTCTTTTGGGCTTTCTCAAATACTACGCCACAGACTTCAG GTGGGATAAGCAGGTGATCTCTGTTCGAGAGGCCAAAGCTTTGCCCAAGAACAATTCTAAAGAGTGGAGAAACAAATACATATGTGTGGAAG agccatttgaaaaaaataacgtTGCCAGGGCAGTCCATGAGAAGATCAAGTTTGATGCTATTAAAGCTACGTTTGCTGAG TCATGTCGGATACTACAGGACCGGAAGGACCTGAACTCGATCCTCCCAGTCAGAGCCATCATTAACAAGGAGTCATCCAGGAGATAA